The DNA sequence CCAATTTCATAGACAAAGACATACCTTCTTCCCCTGCCTCATCTTTCATATTAGGGTTGTTAAATGGTGAAAAGTAACCTCCACTGTAAGGCCCTCCTCTTTCATACCCCCCTTGATTAATGTCAAAACCATGATTGGTAGGTAAGGAATTATCAGCTGCACTACCTAAATGCCATTTTCCTGCAAAAAAAGTGGCATATCCATTTTCTTTTAACACTTCTGGCAAGGTTACATCGTTTTGATCTAAATGATGTTTATACTCAGGTGGTAATAATTTAGTATATCGGTTCTTTTTCTTCCATTCTTGCCCAGATGGAGCACCTTCAAACTGTGTAAGCCCATGTCTGGCAGTAAACTGACCGTTTAACAAACTAGCACGCGACGGAGTACAAACAGCACAGGTAGCATACCCATTAGTAAAAATATTACCTGACTTTGCCAAAGCATCAATATTTGGTGTTTCGTAATATTCACTCCCCATGACACTTAAATCGGCATACCCTAAATCGTCCACCACAATAAAAAGGATATTAGGTTTCGTTATTTTAGATTCTGGTATTTTCGTTTTACAAGATATAAGTGTTACTAATATTAACGTTAATAAGAATATTATTTTTTTCATGCCTTTATTTTTCTTAATCCCACACCTTATTTTAATAATGATAATTTTTTATTCAGGTCTAATCCACATACAGTGACCTCCACCAGACACCATTTTTGCTTTCACGACATCGCCCTTTTTGACAGTTGCTATCCGTACTTGGTATGCTTCAGGATTTGTTATGCTATTGGTATCTTCTGTATCTTCATAATAAGTAATGATGTAGTTTTTATTTTCCTTTAAAAAATCTAAAGAAATATCTAAAGTTCCACCTTCAACATGAACAGACCCAATAAACCAGTCATCTCCAGATCTTCTTGCCGTTGATATATGGCTATCCATTTTTGCATGGAGTACTTTACTTTCATCCCATTCACCCACAGGCATTTCCTGAATAAATTCAAATAGATCTAATTTTTCAGCATAAGCTTCTGGTGCATCAGGAATACAAACCAAACCGCTAAAAATAATTAAAGTACGTGCTGCTTCTGCTACAGATGTTGTTTGTAAAGAATTCAATTTTTTAGGCCCTTTTTCTCTTTCTCCTGCATTAACACTTGAAATATCAAAAACACCATTATTCATATCCAATGGTCCTTGTATGGCATTAATAAGAGCCATTCTTATAAACGTTTGTGGTGTAAAGGCACGCCTAGAATCTTGTTGTGCATGACAAAACTCCCTTGTTATAGCATTAGGGAATGTTCTTGTTACTCCTGTTAAGGGTACAGGACCATCATGAAAATTAATCAATAAATTACTTTCAGCACTCATACGTATGGCTTCTCTTGTAAAAGGCACATTGCTACTCATAAAACCATATTTAATACCCTTCATATTAAGAGATTTGTAATATGGAAATAAAGCTTCATCTCCATAACTTCCTTGTCTTCTATCATAATACAGTAGTAACTCTACTCCTTTTTCCTCTGCATACTTAATAACTTTATCTAAATCCAGTTTATCAGACATAGTCATTTTTCCTGGTTCCACATCGGTATACCAAGCATCATCTATCAAAAAGTATTCAATATCGTTTTCAGCAGCAAAATCAATAAAACGATAATAACTTTCGTTATCTATGCCATAAGTAAAACCATCTTTAGCTTGATACCCATGAACACGCCAATCCCATAATGTTTTACCAGGCTTAATCCATGAAGGGTCATTTATTTGGTTTGGTGCTGCTACATTTAGTGGTACCGTATTGGTCAACAAATCGCCAATATTATTTTCAAACAAAATAACACGCCAAGGTGTTATTAATTTTTTTTCATCTGATGTAAATTTATTATTAGAAACTAAATTTCCACTTTGCTTATCGAAATTAAAATTAATAACATTGAAGCCAGGTGCACTCACTAAATCAGATTCCAATAATGACAAATATTGTTTTTGAGCTGTTTCAACAACTAACGGCATTTTAAAACGATGTTTTATTGAATCTCTTGTACGTAAAGTTTCTATTTGAATAGGACCAAAAGGTTTTCCTTCCCCTGCTGGTGAATATAGACTACTTGTTTCTGCTAAACCATATTCCATAAAAAAAGCAGGTTTTTTACTTTCTGGAATCTCTGAAAGATTAAAACGAAATGCCACACCGCCATTATATGTTCTTACATACAGTGTTGCTGGTATACCTTCATAATCCAAAATAACTTCTAACTCATTATAATTATCATTAATTTCACTAAACTGTCCCCAAACAGGACGCCATGTTTCATTGACTTGATTTGATTTAGCACCCAAAACTTCTACTTTGAGACCTTGAAACATAGATATTTTAGAATTTGAAACCATATCAATATCGTTCCCAAAAAGGCTGTATTGTAAATCCCCATCTTTATTTTCTAATAAAATTTTAACCTGTCCGTTTGGAGAAGCTATTTCATATGGTTTTTGATTTGTGCAATTATATAAGGTTAACACAAAACTTAATACAAATACTAATTTTTTCATTTTTTCATTTTTTATTGATTGTAAGTAATTTAACAACGAAAGATAAGGTTCTCTTTTTTATTTTGATAGCGGTTTTGGGTTTTTAACATATGCTTCGGAGCGACTATTTTTATTAAGATTTTCTTCAAATTCAGTAATATATCTCCAGAGTTTAGTTACAGTTTCAGGATGCTCATGTAGTACATTAATATTTTCACTAATATCACTTTCTAAATTGTACAACTCTTGTGATGA is a window from the Pseudalgibacter alginicilyticus genome containing:
- a CDS encoding glycoside hydrolase family 97 protein; protein product: MKKLVFVLSFVLTLYNCTNQKPYEIASPNGQVKILLENKDGDLQYSLFGNDIDMVSNSKISMFQGLKVEVLGAKSNQVNETWRPVWGQFSEINDNYNELEVILDYEGIPATLYVRTYNGGVAFRFNLSEIPESKKPAFFMEYGLAETSSLYSPAGEGKPFGPIQIETLRTRDSIKHRFKMPLVVETAQKQYLSLLESDLVSAPGFNVINFNFDKQSGNLVSNNKFTSDEKKLITPWRVILFENNIGDLLTNTVPLNVAAPNQINDPSWIKPGKTLWDWRVHGYQAKDGFTYGIDNESYYRFIDFAAENDIEYFLIDDAWYTDVEPGKMTMSDKLDLDKVIKYAEEKGVELLLYYDRRQGSYGDEALFPYYKSLNMKGIKYGFMSSNVPFTREAIRMSAESNLLINFHDGPVPLTGVTRTFPNAITREFCHAQQDSRRAFTPQTFIRMALINAIQGPLDMNNGVFDISSVNAGEREKGPKKLNSLQTTSVAEAARTLIIFSGLVCIPDAPEAYAEKLDLFEFIQEMPVGEWDESKVLHAKMDSHISTARRSGDDWFIGSVHVEGGTLDISLDFLKENKNYIITYYEDTEDTNSITNPEAYQVRIATVKKGDVVKAKMVSGGGHCMWIRPE